The following coding sequences lie in one Synechococcus sp. PCC 7336 genomic window:
- a CDS encoding response regulator → MSSLQHRNLEQYITTCSQSQFTGLFVFDGLNGCQWNLRFLFGRLIGDSGGCHPYKRWRRQLRQYAPDLNPNYLESLNLGSNQMWSYQLVSILLEQKVINRRQAIAMIRGSAIEVLFDLAEQESTKRHANLAPLSYSIFPEDDLALQHTQVFPLKVDYLWENVERQVQAWFGAELDPYHPNLAPIITNREQLQQRLSETSFAHLSTLLKEKSTLRDISLAIGKDVVSVARLFKPYVRSGEIDLIEQPDDLAFKTSDLKAQSSRSQGVTQAIGSLGSKNKSSARKPKQNGKLNVAYIDDSPIDSKTMKQILIEHNLNPFLISDTVNAIPTLLEISPSLIFLDLVMPVANGYEICAQLRRTSKFKNTPIIIVTSSDGVIDRVRAKLVGADGFIAKPIAKDIVADILQQYLYIAPSKLVPLTGLASA, encoded by the coding sequence ATGAGTTCTCTCCAGCATAGAAACCTAGAACAATACATCACAACTTGCAGCCAAAGTCAATTTACAGGTCTCTTTGTGTTTGACGGTTTAAACGGTTGCCAGTGGAACCTACGTTTTTTGTTCGGCAGACTCATTGGTGATTCAGGCGGATGTCATCCTTATAAGCGTTGGCGAAGACAGTTACGCCAGTATGCTCCCGATCTAAATCCAAATTATTTAGAAAGTCTCAATCTGGGTTCAAATCAGATGTGGAGCTATCAGTTGGTTAGTATTCTTCTAGAACAAAAAGTCATTAATCGGAGGCAAGCGATCGCAATGATCCGAGGAAGCGCGATCGAGGTTCTATTCGATCTCGCAGAGCAAGAGTCTACAAAAAGACACGCTAATTTAGCGCCGCTATCGTACTCAATATTTCCAGAAGACGATCTAGCTTTACAGCACACTCAAGTATTTCCTCTTAAAGTGGACTATCTCTGGGAGAATGTCGAGCGCCAAGTTCAAGCATGGTTTGGTGCAGAGCTAGATCCCTATCATCCCAACTTAGCTCCCATCATCACCAATCGCGAACAACTGCAGCAAAGACTTTCTGAGACAAGCTTTGCTCATCTATCTACACTCCTAAAGGAGAAGAGTACTTTGCGCGATATATCGCTTGCGATCGGTAAAGATGTAGTTTCTGTAGCAAGACTGTTCAAGCCTTATGTTCGTTCTGGCGAAATCGATCTGATTGAGCAACCAGACGATCTAGCTTTCAAAACTTCTGACCTAAAGGCTCAGAGCTCGAGATCGCAGGGGGTAACTCAGGCAATTGGCTCCTTAGGCTCAAAAAACAAATCATCAGCACGAAAGCCCAAGCAGAATGGGAAGCTAAATGTTGCGTATATCGATGATAGCCCGATCGATTCCAAAACTATGAAGCAAATATTAATAGAGCATAATTTGAACCCATTTCTAATCAGCGATACAGTCAATGCAATTCCTACCTTGCTAGAGATATCTCCAAGCTTGATTTTTTTAGATCTAGTAATGCCAGTAGCAAATGGATATGAAATTTGCGCTCAGCTACGCCGAACTTCTAAATTCAAAAATACTCCGATTATTATTGTCACTAGTAGTGACGGCGTTATCGATCGCGTGAGGGCTAAGTTAGTTGGAGCTGACGGATTCATTGCTAAGCCAATTGCGAAAGATATAGTTGCTGATATTTTACAGCAATATTTATATATCGCGCCCTCAAAGCTTGTGCCGTTGACTGGACTTGCCTCTGCCTAA
- a CDS encoding response regulator produces the protein MQAILEGSIREVLFQMAWEEQLGGKCSSEFPSYSISPEKLLDFETVPLLNINTDKQWQPIKQQIQYWISEDLADFHPRFIPVIQHPEKLSQTVTDSKISLLNRALDGQRTLWDVALYLKRPLSVVAKGIAPYVRSGGIRLILGSDELLAISNKGIGEVSQPSHSDRPLAKIAYLDDSIAETQRMRRLLEDSGHPFMGINSAMTAVTALLEYQPDAIFLDLIMSVASGYEICTQLRQVSKFKDVPIIIVTSHDGVVDRMRANLSGANGFISKPIARDKIVRALKQQQIATA, from the coding sequence ATGCAAGCCATTTTGGAAGGAAGTATTCGTGAAGTCCTATTTCAGATGGCTTGGGAAGAGCAATTAGGCGGAAAGTGTAGTTCTGAGTTTCCCTCCTACTCAATATCGCCAGAGAAGCTCTTAGACTTTGAGACGGTTCCCCTACTGAATATCAATACAGACAAACAGTGGCAACCCATCAAACAGCAAATCCAGTACTGGATCTCAGAAGACCTAGCTGATTTTCATCCCCGCTTTATACCTGTAATTCAGCATCCAGAAAAACTCAGTCAAACCGTTACTGACAGTAAGATTAGTCTCCTCAATCGGGCACTTGATGGCCAGCGTACCTTATGGGATGTGGCCCTTTACCTGAAACGCCCCCTCTCCGTGGTAGCCAAGGGCATTGCTCCTTATGTGCGTTCTGGGGGAATTCGACTGATTCTGGGGAGTGATGAATTACTGGCTATCTCAAACAAAGGCATCGGTGAAGTTAGTCAGCCGTCACATAGCGATCGCCCGCTTGCCAAAATTGCCTATTTGGACGATAGTATCGCTGAAACTCAAAGGATGAGGCGCCTGTTGGAAGATTCAGGACATCCTTTCATGGGCATCAATTCAGCCATGACAGCTGTAACAGCACTCTTGGAATACCAGCCCGATGCAATCTTCCTCGATCTAATCATGTCTGTAGCAAGTGGCTATGAAATTTGCACTCAGCTACGCCAGGTGTCTAAATTTAAAGACGTTCCCATTATTATTGTGACCAGTCATGACGGCGTTGTCGATCGCATGCGTGCCAATCTAAGCGGAGCTAACGGATTCATTTCTAAACCAATTGCCCGAGATAAGATTGTACGAGCTCTCAAACAACAGCAAATCGCCACGGCCTAA
- a CDS encoding DUF2973 domain-containing protein, producing MLQVLYLTAFAIVSFLVIRNLAMNLIALSRSEMQPPSARKRKANLHPELLDEDGNVTDEPLLVIRSTNLEEARERLDALYRGDSDSGDDDLQPSL from the coding sequence ATGCTACAAGTTCTCTATCTCACCGCATTTGCTATCGTTAGCTTTTTAGTGATTCGCAATCTTGCGATGAATCTGATTGCTTTGAGTCGTAGTGAAATGCAACCCCCTTCGGCCCGGAAGCGAAAAGCGAACCTGCACCCGGAATTGTTGGATGAAGACGGCAATGTCACGGATGAGCCCCTATTGGTCATTCGCTCGACCAATTTGGAAGAAGCTCGCGAACGCCTCGATGCCCTTTATCGGGGGGATTCGGACTCGGGAGACGACGATCTGCAACCCAGTCTGTAA
- a CDS encoding DUF2605 family protein, translating into MSGPNPQSLLKDLLDPLIDDFRYWFGRSATLLEGHRIDFMTSSEQSDLLQRILTAQAELQSAELLYNLSENEVGIDPQLVVKWHRLLLECGNVGRRYRQLHPRVEPDSTP; encoded by the coding sequence ATGTCAGGCCCCAATCCTCAATCTCTCCTCAAAGATCTGCTCGATCCCCTCATCGATGACTTTCGATACTGGTTTGGGCGATCGGCCACGTTGCTCGAAGGCCATCGCATTGATTTCATGACCTCCAGCGAGCAGTCCGATCTATTGCAGCGGATTCTTACCGCGCAAGCGGAGCTTCAATCTGCCGAGCTACTCTATAATTTGTCAGAGAATGAAGTGGGGATCGATCCTCAGTTAGTGGTGAAGTGGCACCGTTTGCTCTTGGAATGCGGCAATGTCGGACGTCGCTATCGCCAACTACACCCGCGAGTGGAGCCCGACTCGACTCCTTAA